The genome window CACTGCAGTCCTGTCACTCAAGAGGACTGGGTAGGACGGAGGAGCAGGACCGGGGCACAGCGCTGGTCTGTGCCAGATGACCAGGGACCCAGCTGAGGCTTCGGGCCGGCCCGCTAGCGTATTGGTGCTGCTTCCACAGCCGGCTACGGACTCGAGATGAGCCTGGGGAAGCCCTGGTGGCTGCGACAGCTGAGAGCCTGCCCCACGCCACACGTGACGTGACAGAGCACGTACCCTCGGCCTCGGGCGCCTGCTGGGAGCACTCACAGACCAGGCCGCCCGGGTCCCCCGTCCCTTCCTTGTGCTGTACAGTGTCAGAGGAGCCTGAGGGAAGCTCGTATCATATTTCCATGTGAGTGGCCCCTGCCCGGTGACGGTGACGGGCCCACCTGAGGCCCAGGAGGAAAGGGACTCCCTGTATCAGTCCCTCCAGGCTGACAGGTGGGGTCCGAGCTGGAACAAGTGGCCGAGTGAGGTTcggtggggggggggatttcTCGGCTTTGCGGAGAAAATCGAGACTCCAGCCCTGCACTCGCCGTGCTGCCATCAGGTGGACAGGCACCCCGAGGGGCCACCTGAGGACAAAGACTCACCTGCTCGTGTGCGCCACACACCGCAAGGGCCAGCACGCCACTCTGCAGGGGGCGTGCCCATCCCAACTGGCAGAGGGGGCGTGAAGCATGGACAGTCCCTGAGGGGCCGCAGTCCCAGGGCTGCGGGAGCAACGAGCAGTGGGTGGGCCTCCCACCATTACCCTCCCGACAGACAAAAGTCAGCTTCCTATTTGCTAGGAGGCCAATTACAGGCCTGCAGCGTGGTCTCCACCTGCGGCGTGTGTGGTGGGCCGGCACACAGAGGCCCGTGACTGTGATTCCGAGCAGAACCAAGAGAACACGCTTCCTTAAAGCAAAATTACTCACACATGAAGCATCTCGCTCCGTTCTGCTCACACGGGGCAGCACAGGCTCAGCCATGGGTGGCCCTGCCCACCCCGGGATGTCCAAGAAGGGCTCGGAGCAAGACCGTGGTTCCCGGGATGCGACCCCTCCCCTGAGGGGATCCTGGTGAGCTCTACATCCGCCCCCTCTGAAACCTACACTGACCACGATCCGGCTGCGGGCAGACGTAGCCCCGGATGCAAGGGAGCTTACATGGGGCAGAGGGCTGGCCGGCTTGGTCAGGATGCCGCCCACGTAGACGACGTTGGGCAGCGTGGGCCGCGGGAACTCCAGCGCCACGTCCGTGCAGAGCATCCAGAGGCTGGAACCGTGCACCAGGTTGTCCATGGACGTGCCGGGTGGCCGCCCGTGCCGGCTCAGGATGCGCTCGTACTTGGGCAGCACCAGCAGGCGCACGCCCAGCCGGGACACCAGGTAGACGCCCGCATTCTTCATCCTCTGCGCCAGGCTCATGTGGTCCGTCAGCAGCGAGTTGAACTCGGGCACGTAGGCCAGCGGGGCAGGCGCGCCCACCTCGGCCGGGTACCAGAGGCCGGTGGAGAAGACAGCATACTGCACGCCCAGCAGGTGGGCGATGAGGAAGCCGCACATGTCGTTGGGGTCGACCAGCAGCAGGTCGAAGCGTTCCAGCCGCAGCGCCCGCAGCAGCGCGTGGTTGCCCAGCATCAGCTCGCAGTTCTGCGTGTAGCGGTCCAGGATGTCGAACAGCTCCATGGCCGTCAGCCGTCCCGAGAAGATGTTGCTCATCTTAGCTTGCAGGAAGGCGTCGGCCGCCGAGCTGTTGAAGACGCCCGGGTAGCGCCGCAGCCCGTAGTGCGGCGAGGGCGGCAGCTCGCGGCCCTCCGACAGCAGGAAGACTGTACGGTGGCCCCGGGAGTGCAGGGCCGAGGCCAGCGTCTTAAAGATGTACATGTGGCTCTCAAACATGATGGGGGGCACCACGATGATCTTGGCGGCCTCGGCGAGCCCCAGGGCACCCCACAGCAGCAGGAGGCAGGGCAGGAGCAGCTTCATGGCTGCAACGACAGAGCGGTGCTGAGCATGGCCGCACCCTCCCCGCACAtggccccctgcccctcccctggtCCTAACCCTTGTTCGCAGGGCCGCCCCAAGAGGGCAGACTGAGCAGCAGAGCTAGCAGAGCTCACGGAAACAGACACACGCTGACCTTCCCGAGGATCTGTGGTGGGACTGACCCAGGCTTCCCAAACGACCACTACGACATCCACGAAGCTTCAGTCAGTCTCCCTGAGACCCGGTCAGCCCTAGAGGTTGGCGGAGTGGGGGAGATATCTATTTAAATTCTTTCCTTTCATCTCCAGCTGGGCCAGACAAACATCATTTTACAAAACTTGGGGAACGATGTCGGTGAGTGTCTGCCCGTGACCCGAACCCCACGGGGCCCCCAGCAGGCGCAGTCCAGGGCGCCGTCTGGAAGGGACACTGATTGGCACTCTTCAAGGGGGCCAACCGGCTTCAATCCGGGCTTGGCAGGCAGCAAGTGGGGAACGATGTCCCCTACTCATCCACGTGGGGGGTCAGACAGCCCTGTGCAGGTGCAGATGCAGGTAAGCATGGCCGCACGCACACCTGCGGGCTCACCTTCCTGGCCATGCACGTGGACGGATGAGGCACGCTAGTGAGCCATCCGCTGTCACAGCTACGGGGAATGACACAGCCcgtggggacagagaggaacaaaCTGTTCTATCCTAACTGAACGTCTGCTCGTTCAGTTGAACAAACTAGCCTCCCTAATAGGGAGACCGTCTCAGCAGGAACTTCCCAAGCAACTGGACACTTTTACTCCAAGGGACAGATGTGCCTGAGTCTGCTCATTTCCCACCCATGGACCACCCTGCGTGGACAAGTGCCCACCGTCTAAAAGCGAGGTGGTCACAGCGATACCTTCTCAACATTCAATACTGCAAGCAacctaaaagaaaagagagagaaagaaatcagtaGTGGGCACACGACACGTCAAACTGGACAACACACTGGGCTTCCAGGGGCTTCTCCGTCCCTCTCCAAGGAGACGCTCTAACTCCCTCCAGGTTGGAGCCAACGCCAACCCATCGGGCATCAACGGAAGTCACACACATTATAGACGTCAACATAAAACCCGCTGTTAAACGTCACCGGAGTTCACACCACGGCTTTAAAGATGTATCAAGTGAGGCGAGAACACAATGAAGTGAGTTAATGCGGATTCCGGGGGCAAGGGTAGAAGGGAACAGGGGACAGGCAGCCGGTCTTGGGGTCACCTCCTAGGCTGTCATCCACGGCACACACTCCCCAGGGCGCCTCTGCCTACCTCCCAGAAAGACACATCAGGGGTCTGACGGGGACACATTCTGAGTCCCGGGAGTGACCCTGATGCGGAACGTTATTCCCGCCGTCCGTCCACGGCCCAGGTGAGACCACCCGTCACCACCGCCACCTTCCAAGTCCAAGCCGCGCGGGTGGGGCAAGGGCCAGGGGTCAGGGACAGTGGCCACAGGTGTGCGTCGGGCTGGGCCGCTGCGGGCACTCAGCTCTTGGCTGTCACTCTGTGTGTCACAAATAGCTGGGAAAGAAAACCAGAATGACAGCAGGGAAACAAACCTTCTCTGTGcttactttattctttctttttttatttagtctttcATTACAGCCGTTCACACCAAGTGAAAGCAAATCGCACAACGGCCTGTTTCTAATGCAGATGCATCTCTTCTCGACGTGCTCCTCTGTGGAGCTCTCCGTGGGGTGATGGAGCAGCCACCCTCCTCACCGTCCCGGGAAGTGGCCTCTGCGGCCACCAGGACTATGTGCCCAGTGTGCCCAAAGGACTGGGATCTAACTCTGACTTATCTGGGCCACCTGTGGCTCGTGGCCGCTGTTCTAGAACAGTCTTCTGAACGTCGATTACAGAAGTGAAGACTGAGGCCACAATCACATCTCCCAACACTGTGCGCGTGATCTGCCGTCTCCGTGAGAAAATGCTGACTGTTCTCAGGGCTAGGCTCCTGCTCAGACACAAGCTCAGCCAGGAGTCCCCAACCCCTGCCCAGGCCGGGCCATCACGGGCACAGGGGACGCCTTGGACACAGAAACCTTCCGCTCGGGGAAATTTCCGTCAAGCGATGAGAAGAGAAGCTAGAGAGACTGGGGGGCATTCTCACAGAAGACACATCTGACAAGGGACCGTGATGCAGGACACACAGCGAACACGGAACACGCAAAAGGAGAACAGCCATCTGACTTAACAACTGGGCGAAGACCCAGAAAGACAGACCCCTCagaagacagacagatgggaaaccGTCAGGAGAAAAGAGGCTGTGGGGGTCCCAGCAGCAGTGAGCAGATGCACCTGTCCACGCAGCCAGGTCGGGGACAAAGGCCGGATGGAGGACGTGGAGTGAAGGGGACCTGGCCCGGTGCTGGGACGCAGACACTGTGACCCCCGGGAGGGGACCTGGCCCGGTGCCGGTGGGGGGGATGTAGACGCTGTGACCCCCAGGAGGGGAGCTGGCCCGTGTCTTACAGAACTGAGCACACTCTCACCCTCCGGCCCGGCCATGCCATGGCGCTCccgggtatttacccaaaggggCTGAGAACTCATGCCCGCGCAAGACCTGCACACGATGTTAGTACAAGTTTCACTCAGagaggtaattaaaataaatgtcaatgTTGTTTAAAACCGTGGGCTTTGGATATGTGTCACTAAGACTGTCCAGGCTGCAGCCTTGAGCCCTGTTCACTAGGAACCTCCCTCCCGTGACCACGACCTGAGGTGGATGTTCAGGACGACCTACATGCACAGTATTAACCACCGCGTGGGGGATCTCACTCGTGTCTGAGACCAAGACTGTCTGGCCACAAATATGACCAAAACGCAAAACTGTCGCTGTTCCCTATTCAATTCCCCCAAGTCCTCACGGGGGGGACACAGGCCACACGGCCCGCCGTGGTCACACCCGAGGCCCAGCAGTCCCTCACAGGGTCCCCGTGGCAAAGCCGCCTCGCTCCTGGGAAAAGAGAACGCCGGAGCTTTGGCAGAAAGTGCACCCCTCTGAGGGCACCTCCTCACAAGGGAGTCTCGCCTCTCCTGAGCCCCTGGGGCCGCACCTGACGTGACAAGGGAGGTATCGGGGTCATCCGCCATGGGTCACAGCCACCTGGACACTAGTCCGCGACATTGGGTCACAGCCACCTGAACACTGGTCTGTGACATCGGGTTACAAAGAGGCAACAATTTTTTAACAtgaattttcatttagaaaacaaatgagcctgaccaggcggtggcgcaaggatagagtgtcagactgggacacggaggacccaggttcgaaaccttgaggttgctggctcgagcaaggggtcactcggtctgctgtagctccacggttaaggcacatatgagaaatcaatcaatgaacaactaaggagccgcagtgaagaactgatgcttctcatctctctcccttcctgtctgtccctatctgtccctctctctgttacaaaaaaaaaaagaaaaatgaaaatccagTCCCGCTTTCAGAACTGACGGTCACTGAGTTTACCCCCTTGTCTGTCTGCAGGGACAGGGCCAGGCGGCAGGGGTTCACCGTCCCTCCCCAGCAGGAGTGGAGCCCAGGTCCTgacccctctcctcccaccacatGTCAGAGAAGAGacgcactttttaaaattctgagacACGCCCATTCCAGCGGCCGGCTTGGAAAACCCTCAGCCTTTAAACAAATGTCAAGTGGGATTTAAAAAACCACAGTGCGTTTTGGCTCCAAGGCAGAGATCCGCTATGATAGGTTGCCTGCTGAACGAACAGCCCAATGAATCCGACAGGTCACAGGTGCACACTGCCCAGCCAGGAGGTCACGCATCTGGG of Saccopteryx bilineata isolate mSacBil1 chromosome 1, mSacBil1_pri_phased_curated, whole genome shotgun sequence contains these proteins:
- the UGT8 gene encoding 2-hydroxyacylsphingosine 1-beta-galactosyltransferase, with product MKLLLPCLLLLWGALGLAEAAKIIVVPPIMFESHMYIFKTLASALHSRGHRTVFLLSEGRELPPSPHYGLRRYPGVFNSSAADAFLQAKMSNIFSGRLTAMELFDILDRYTQNCELMLGNHALLRALRLERFDLLLVDPNDMCGFLIAHLLGVQYAVFSTGLWYPAEVGAPAPLAYVPEFNSLLTDHMSLAQRMKNAGVYLVSRLGVRLLVLPKYERILSRHGRPPGTSMDNLVHGSSLWMLCTDVALEFPRPTLPNVVYVGGILTKPASPLPHDLQSWVDGAREHGFVLVSFGAGVKYLSEDIAHKLAGALGRLPQKVIWRFSGTKPKNLGNNTKLLDWLPQNDLLGHAHVRAFLSHGGLNSIFESVYHGVPVVGIPLFGDHYDTMTRVQAKGMGVLLEWKTVTEAELHEALVKVIGDPSYRQRARQLSEIHRDQPGHPVQRTVYWIEYVLRHPGAPHLRAAVHQLSFCQYFLLDVAAVLLLAAALLYLLLTRAAMLVLRQARRCWSGHRPCAVNGHYHNGVLNGQCARNGYVPHEKKVK